In one Curtobacterium citreum genomic region, the following are encoded:
- the csrA gene encoding carbon storage regulator CsrA yields the protein MLVLTRKVGERILVGDDVVITVLDSRGDGVRIGIDAPRGVKIQREEVVRAVTEANAEAAAAAASAGAAGPDDAEARLRAALGRTAPDPD from the coding sequence GTGCTGGTACTCACGCGGAAGGTCGGCGAGCGGATCCTCGTCGGTGACGACGTCGTCATCACGGTGCTCGACAGCCGCGGGGACGGCGTGCGGATCGGTATCGACGCACCGCGCGGGGTGAAGATCCAGCGCGAGGAGGTCGTGCGCGCCGTCACCGAGGCGAACGCCGAGGCGGCTGCCGCCGCCGCGTCCGCCGGTGCCGCGGGGCCGGACGACGCCGAGGCGCGGCTGCGGGCGGCGCTGGGGCGCACCGCGCCGGACCCCGACTGA